CGTCGACATCGGCTACGGCCTTGGCGAGGCCGTATGGTAGTGTCGCACCGGCGAATACGTTCCCGCCGCGTTGGGAACCGATTAAAGGGTCAACAAAGGCTAATGGATCAAACGATTGGCAACATCCCGCCACTACGAAGGCAATGAGCGGTACGAGGAAGCGCATGGTTTACATGCGACGAGAGCACGCTGGGAGGAAATGGACCAACTGCTTCTAGAACGGCATTCGATGCTCAAGTAGTACCCGAGAGAAGGAGAGTCTGCTCGTTGGGTGTTATCCGGCGAGAAGAGGCTGAACCCAAACCCGAAGCTACGCAGTTCGTGTCAGAGTTGAAGCTGGATCACCGACCGAGTCTCCGAAGAGCTCATTTTCATTTACTTCCATCGCCTTGCCTCATGCATAATGACCGCACGGCAATCCCGGCCGCAACGTCGTCCGACTTGATTAGCAAAGTTTAGTTCATGACCCCGCACAAGAGCTCTATGCGGTAGGTGGTACTAGGTTCGACGATCCTGCGTGGAAGATCACGGGAATAAAATGAACGTTACATAGAGTGGTTAGCTCCATTGCATCGTTTGGATCAAGCCAGAATATGGGCACGGCTCTTGGGGGCTAAATGGATGAGATACGGCACAACTGACCGTGCCCTTCTTTTCAATCTCCCTGCTACGCATGCTTGCTTGATTTTTCTCTGCCAGACGTCAAATGCAGCGCTGTACATCGCGTTGATTGATTCCGTAGATTCTTCATCATTGGGTCCGTCCGGGATACTGAACGGCACTTGTTCGATGAGTTGATACAGCCGAAAGCCAACGAAGGGTTGAGACTGAAGTCTTACATATCTAAGCGATATGAAAAGGATGACAAGTGATAGGAGGTCAGGCTCGCGAGGCAAACCAGGAAAGCAAGGACTGATATATCACTAGGGTGAAGTGAAACTGGGTACTTTTATTGCATCCTCATGACCCCAGGTCTGGAAGATGGTAAAATACGCGAGGTTTTTATAGAATGTTTCCGGAAACCATTTTGTTTGAAGCTACGGAGTGATCTTCCTGAGGGTCCGCACACTGTGAGGCCCCTAGCTCGTGTCAGTTACAGGGATAGCACGGCCCCGGACACTCCTGTCTAGGTCGCTTTCTTGTCTCGTTCGCAGCTTCTGGCAGCTTTCTCTCATCCCCCTCTACGTTTTGTAAGTGGCTCAATATGACTCAGTCCACGTAGTCAGACTGACAATATGACAATGGATTTACATAAGTTTACGAGTTCACACTAGAGAGAAAAAAATCGTCCGAACACCAGGCTCACGAACATCAGACGAACTCAATGAACTAAAACGAGACGTTTGGAAGAGCCCCTTTGGAGGTTGTGCGCCCGAAACACTCAATGCTCCAGCTTAGCCCCCGGAAAACCACCCCGTGCAAGATGGAGAAGGACACCTGGAACTTCGAAGTTTAACAACTTCAACTCCACCTCATGGGGCTTTCGCTCTTAATCTCGACTCTTACCACAATCTCACATCGAAGCTGGCTTCATTTCATATCCTACTTAATATCCCTCACTCGACGTATCTGCCAGTGTAGTCCGTACAAAGATTGAGAATCTAGGACCCAGTCACCCGCTAGGTATCCTCCACGATGCTAGACATCTACCAGATCAACCTCGCCGGCCTTCTCCTCGCCTGTGGCGTTCTCTTCGCTTCGGGAAGCCAAGACAAGTCTGATGTCTCCAAGAAAGATGCGAAGAAGAGTTCACAACAGAAGTCAAAGCAGACAGGCTCTCAATGGGCCTTCTACGTCGTCTACGCCCTCGTGATGGGTTCAGACTGGCTACAGGTAGCTAGCCCCTCACATGCAATCTCTGAATCTAAGGATCGAACCTCCTGACATGGCAACACTAGGGGCCATTCCTCTACTCTCTTTACAAGAATGAGCATCAAATCTCGGCAGACTTCGTGCCGACGCTCTTCACAACCGGCTTCGTCTCCGGCGCCGTGGCCGGCTACTTCATCGGTTCACTAGCCGACCGCCACGGCCGCAAGGCCAGCTGCCTCTTCTTCTGCGCCGCATACGCGCTCTCCTGCATTCTCACCACGATACCCAGTGTCCCGTTGCTCTTCATCGGCCGCGTACTCGGCGGTCTGGGAACTAGTCTCCTGTTCAGCGTCTTTGAGAGCTGGATGGTGACGGATTTCCATGCCCGTCGTCTGAGCGAGAAGGGCATGGACCTTTCGCGGACGTTCGGCCTGATGAGCACTGTCAACAGCATTGTCGCGATTGTGAGCGGTGTTGTGAGCGAATGGCTCGTCTCCGTGACTGGGACCCGCAAGTCGCCATTTTTGGCCAGTGTCGGGCTGCTGGTCGTTGCTGCTGGTGTTATTGCCAGTCAATGGGTACGTTGCAACATCAAATCGTATACTATTGCTAATTTCTTACTGACTGGGTGTGAAGGACGAGAACTATGGCTCGGCAGGTCAAGTCTCTTCATCGGAAAGGTCCAACGTCAACAAGCCTAGTCTTTGGGCCACAATGACGGACAAGCGCGTTCTCACAATCGGCCTCGCCTCAACCATGTTTGAAGGTTCAATGTATCTCTTTGTAGTACTCTGGTCCCCGGTTCTCGTCTCGGCCTCATCCTCACCCGAGACACTGCCATACGGCATCATCTTCGCCTCCTTTATGGCCTCGACCCTCCTCGCCTCTCTTCTGTACCCCCGCCTGCTCGCCCTCGTCTCCACGCCATCCCGGCTGCTGCTATCGGTCCTGTTCGCCGCCAACGCCGTGTTCTTCGCTCTCGGAACGGGTGCTCCTCGCGCGGAGCAAGTCACCTTTTGGCTCTTCTGCCTGTTCGAAGCCTGCGTCGGGTTGTATTTTCCCTCGATGGGATACCTCAAGGGGAAAGTCGTCGATGACGGTGTCAGGGCACAGGTGTACGGCGTCCTGAGGATCCCGCTCAATGTCTTTGTGGTTGTTAGCTTGATGTTCAGCAGCGATGGACAGGCGGGTAAGGTGTTCCTCGTCTGTGGCATGCTGCTTCAGGCGAGTTGTGGCGCGCTGTGGCTTATGGGTGGACAGGATGTGTAGATAGCTATTAGTCCCATTATCGCCTCCGTGTGGCGATCTTCTCGTCTCCAACTAGAATTTGACTGGTCTTGACCTTGACATGAACAAGAACCTTCAGGCCGCAGCCCTAGTCTCCAGTCATACGTGCAAGAATATCACCACCCTCACCGACTGACGTCTACTTAAGCGCCCGTAAGACACATCAGACGCGCCTTTCGGGCCGTTAAGTACAACCTCGCTCGTTCGCCCTGGTTTTGGGTCTCGTTGTACCAGGGCTTGGTGTTCTTGTGTTTAGGTGACCATATTTGACTTGTTCTCACGTCCGACGTTCCGCATTGCCTATGTGCACATCGTGCTTCTTAAAACGAGCAGATGTGTCGCATACAACCCCCAAGCGGGCGGAAATTCCAATGTCATCTGACAGATCATTCAGGCACATGAATACAAAACGGCAGAGCATGTCTCAAACCCGAACCATTTGACAGGGCTTGTTGGTGTATACTTCACTATCACTACCTTATCTAAGTACAAAGTGCGCCTCGTATTGTTACCAAACGCCGGACCGAAAGCGGCAAGCAGAAGTACCGGCATCCCTTTCACTCATGAGAAACATTGACCCGAAGATTACGAACATATGTATGTGTGTGCGCAAGAAAAAGACTTCTCTTAGCAATCAAATTGGCCATCTAGTAGTCAACTGACAGAGGTCGTAGCATTGCGGGCCGACCCCGCCTAGTACCCAGCGTCGGAAGTTGGTCCGTAGAGTCCGATGGAACGATCTCTTGGTCTTCAACTTCAATTTTCAAACTTGGGACACGTTCCAACGGCGTAGCTGTGCCATCCAACTGTCGAGAAGCTTATCAGTCTCACATTGCGTTGAAACTACGCGTCATATGGAGATTAAGTGCGATGGTTGTACTCACCTTGTCAATGACAACTTCCAGCCCATCCGCAGTCCCTCCAAGAATCCCGCTTACCGAGAGACCACGCAGGCCAGCAGCTTCGATACCTCGATTCAGAGGAATCTCATCATAGCTTTTTCCCTGCCTGGGCATATCCAGTAACGTCAAAGAGCCCGCCATCGAGCCTTTCAAGAAAAGCTGCACCTGGCAAGGCAAGTCCAGCTCGTTTCTCTCAACTTCGACTTTGGCGACATACTGCCTTATCGGGACCATCTTGCGCCGCTTGCCCCTCATGGAAGAAGATTGCTGCTTCTGAGGACCGTAGATGCTATTTACCGTCCTACTGACCGCCATCTTAACGTCTCCTGGTGTCTGATCCCAGAACCTCATCGGTGCATACGTATACCCCCAGTCACGGACGTGTGTGACCGATTCGCTGGTAAGCGGACCACCGCCCGTCCCAGTAAAGGGCCACAAGGGGTACTGCGGGTTGATGGTGGTCCCGGATGGCGTGGCGAACATCTGGGATGAGGCATAGGAGAAATGCATTGTGGCATTTTCGAAGTGAAGAGCTTGCCAGAAGGCAATGAGGCGATCTACATTGGCATGATGAAGCCAGCTTGGGAGACGAATTAGACCTGGCGTCACAAGGGTGAGGAAGAACTTACAATAGTGGTTCGAATGCCGAGGTTGATAGATGGAGGAGATCCTGGCCGCAGGCGGCCCCGACATGGACTTCTCCATGAGGCCCTTCAAAGTTGGCGCCTTCATTCTGGGCAGTGACCATCTCATCGAAGGAGGTTGCCTTCAAGAAGACATTATACTGCGGCTAATCAGTAAAGACAACCAACTTGAAACGCCACAAGCTTGCTCTTTGGAATTGTATTCATCAACTTACAACCTTTTCCTTCAAGCCGTATCCCTTGAGCCTCGCGTTCGCCGTATCGGGATAGCTTTCGCCGTCTCCAACACACCGCTTCGTGTAATTCTTTCCATCAAAGCTGCCAAATCTGCCATTGAGAGCCGTTTTCGGATAAGTAAAACGGTAGAATGGGTTTCGCACCGCGAGTGGCTGCAAGGCGCCGCCCACAGGCCTCTTGATGACAACTGTCGGCATCGCCGTCACGGGCGGAACCTGGGAGTCCGCGGCCCAGTCCCAGTACGCAACGCGCAAACTCTCCGCAGCTTCAACGTATTCTCGCTTATGAGACTCCGGGTAAGAGAGCGCAATACGCTTGGCGTAGCGGACTAGCACTTGCTGGAACAAGTAGTCAGTTTTCACTCACTCATTGATTCTTCATGTTTGGGTGATCGGTCGCACGAACCTCGTAAAGCGAGAGATATCCGCGATGCCAAGTACCAAACAGTCCTTGCTTGTTGACTATTAGCAAGAagtgaaaaaaaaaaaaaaaaattgcGCTGCCGGACTGTGAAGACGTACGTTATGTGGGCAATATCCAGCATTCGCCCCGGTCTGTGGTCCCCCTCCTGACCAGGCCATATACGGCTGTCCATGAATGCCTACGACTGTCAGTAGAATGTTCTGATGATGAAGGGACTTTACGATGACAAACCAGCGACTTGAAAATACGATATGGGATCGGTTTCGTTCGCATCCTGCATAGCCGTGAGGGCTCCAATGTACAAGTCCCTAAGCGTTTGTGAGAAAGATGGTGTCTATCATCAAGCTCTAGTCTTACCATTGCGGTCCGGCTTCTTCGTGTATGGTGTTGATGTTCCTCCTTATTGGGATTTCACCAGTCCGCATATTGATACCGGATCTCACTCCAACAATAGGGTACTGTTGCGCCGAGAGGGTACATGACGCGGCCACAAGAATGCCAGTAACAAGTGACAAAATCGAAACCATTGTGTGTTGAGACAGTGTACGTCAAGTCAATTCGAGATGCATGAAGGAGGCAAAGGCCTTTTTCTCAAAAAAAATCGGGATTTCGGCACGATTTTATGCTTTCATATGGAACAGTCAAGTTGGCCCCTTCCAAGATTTCGAAGCAAACGAGAAAAGCCGTCGGATCCGATCCATGATCCCGTGCTGTCACCAACCTTGTATCATAACCCAGAATGTGGGAAACTCATCATGCTCGTGCACCTGCCGCCGCGTACCGTTGCGCGACATGGTGACGATGTTCGACGATGTTCGACGATGTTACTCTTCCTCTGCCTACCTCGGATGGAGGATGTGGATGCATGATCAGCTGGTGACGACCCTGAGTGAGCTTTCGCATCTAAGAACAACCGTAGGACTAAATCTTCGATAGTATACCAAAATAGATACGGCGCGTGTTTGTATCACGACATCGTTAAAGACCGCGCTGTGGGGGCTCTCTCCTTTGGACAGTCTTTGCTCATTTGGGTAACGTTGACGACAGACCTCATCCTGAAGCGGGAAACCTCAGCCGCTCCGGGTTTTCGAATCCGGAAACGCTACGGGTGACTGCTGGCAGACCATGAGATTGGGAAAACAGTATAAACGGAGCGGTCAGTGTTGCCGTCGATGCGGCTTTGCTACGGCCCCTAATACGAGCGTTATTTCGCGTCTCCTTCTTGGCGCTGATTTGTAGCCTGAACGAACCTGTGCTGGCGACAACCTCTGTCTGTATCACTAGCAGAACCACCAGTTTCCGTTTGCGCTATGATGCCGTCCTTCCGAGATGTAGACAGCCGGTTGGTGTCACCATGCGAAGCCACGCCGTGACTGAGTTTCTTCCCTTTTCTGCGTTTCTTCACTTCACCGCTCTCGGAGGCACTTTAGAAGAAGCGCTGGATGATGGAGATGAAATGCATTGGCTGAGAAATACGATGTCTTATTCCTGAGCGAGGCGACTTTCATGCTGCACGAGGTGTACGAGGCGCTCTGACGTGGCAGACATCAGGTTATCCAGCGGCTAGGGAAGAACTGTCGTCTTTGATGCATGCCTTCACATGTCCCTTCATATGCCGTGGATCACGTGTTGTGGCAACTTTTCGGGGAAAGACACAAGCATCGTGGCTATTGGCGATCACAATACACGATGTGCGAGCAATTGAAATATCTTCATCATGTCAATAGGTTAGCTACTTAGTCAAATCTCATATTTCACAGCGGTATGCTTATGATATTATAATGTGGAACCTAAGTGAACAACTTTTGCCTTCAGCAATACAGCTTTTCGCTCAACCGAGATAGAAAATGAGGCAAACCTGTTTGTAGCAGGCTGCTAAGTGGAACGCCAATGATCATCTCAACTAAGCCAAGTTCCTGCACCAAGAGAGTCCTTCATGCAAATCCGGAAGCCCATAATCTCATCCATATTCAAATCTCCTCAGAACCAAGTAAAGGCTCGGGGGTGTGTGTTTGTTCAGTTTGGAACACCAAACCAGTGCCGAAGTAGACGTCTGGTCTCA
The window above is part of the Colletotrichum lupini chromosome 9, complete sequence genome. Proteins encoded here:
- a CDS encoding major facilitator superfamily transporter, producing MLDIYQINLAGLLLACGVLFASGSQDKSDVSKKDAKKSSQQKSKQTGSQWAFYVVYALVMGSDWLQGPFLYSLYKNEHQISADFVPTLFTTGFVSGAVAGYFIGSLADRHGRKASCLFFCAAYALSCILTTIPSVPLLFIGRVLGGLGTSLLFSVFESWMVTDFHARRLSEKGMDLSRTFGLMSTVNSIVAIVSGVVSEWLVSVTGTRKSPFLASVGLLVVAAGVIASQWDENYGSAGQVSSSERSNVNKPSLWATMTDKRVLTIGLASTMFEGSMYLFVVLWSPVLVSASSSPETLPYGIIFASFMASTLLASLLYPRLLALVSTPSRLLLSVLFAANAVFFALGTGAPRAEQVTFWLFCLFEACVGLYFPSMGYLKGKVVDDGVRAQVYGVLRIPLNVFVVVSLMFSSDGQAGKVFLVCGMLLQASCGALWLMGGQDV